One Cupriavidus oxalaticus genomic region harbors:
- the adh gene encoding aldehyde dehydrogenase, whose amino-acid sequence MNMAEIAQLGVSNPYKQQYENFIGGQWVPPAGGEYFESVTPITGKPFTRVPRSSQQDVDAALDAAHAARAAWGRTSTTERANILNRIADRIEANLTLLAVAETIDNGKPVRETTAADLPLAVDHFRYFAGCIRAQEGGISEIDGDTVAYHFHEPLGVVGQIIPWNFPLLMATWKLAPALAAGNCVVLKPAEQTPASILVLMEVIGDLLPPGVVNVINGFGLEAGKPLASSPRISKVAFTGETTTGRLIMQYASQNLIPVTLELGGKSPNIFFEDVLAADDAYFDKALEGFAMFALNQGEVCTCPSRALIQESIYDRFMERALKRVAAIRQGHPLDKGTMIGAQASAEQLEKILSYIDLGRKEGAQCLAGGERNALDGDLAGGYYVKPTVFAGHNRMRIFQEEIFGPVVSVTTFKDEEEALAIANDTLYGLGAGVWTRDGARAFRMGRGIQAGRVWTNCYHAYPAHAAFGGYKQSGIGRENHRMMLDHYQQTKNLLVSYSPNALGFF is encoded by the coding sequence ATGAACATGGCGGAAATCGCCCAGCTGGGCGTCAGCAACCCCTACAAGCAGCAGTACGAGAACTTCATCGGCGGCCAATGGGTGCCGCCCGCCGGCGGCGAGTACTTCGAGTCGGTCACGCCGATCACCGGCAAGCCGTTCACGCGAGTGCCGCGCTCCAGCCAGCAGGACGTCGATGCCGCGCTCGACGCCGCGCACGCGGCCAGGGCCGCATGGGGACGCACCTCCACCACCGAGCGCGCCAACATCCTGAACCGCATCGCCGACCGCATCGAGGCCAACCTGACGCTGCTTGCAGTGGCCGAGACCATCGACAACGGCAAGCCCGTGCGCGAAACCACCGCCGCCGACCTGCCGCTGGCGGTCGACCACTTCCGCTATTTCGCCGGCTGCATCCGCGCGCAGGAAGGCGGCATCTCGGAGATCGACGGCGACACCGTCGCCTACCACTTCCATGAGCCGCTGGGTGTGGTCGGCCAGATCATTCCGTGGAACTTCCCGCTGCTGATGGCCACCTGGAAGCTGGCGCCGGCGCTGGCCGCCGGCAACTGCGTGGTGCTCAAGCCGGCCGAGCAGACGCCCGCGTCGATCCTGGTGCTGATGGAGGTGATCGGCGACCTGCTGCCGCCGGGCGTGGTCAATGTGATCAACGGCTTCGGGCTGGAGGCGGGCAAGCCGCTGGCGTCGAGTCCGCGCATCAGCAAGGTGGCCTTCACCGGCGAGACCACCACCGGCCGGCTGATCATGCAGTACGCGTCGCAGAACCTGATCCCGGTGACGCTGGAGCTGGGCGGCAAGTCGCCCAACATCTTCTTCGAAGACGTGCTGGCCGCCGACGACGCCTACTTCGACAAGGCGCTCGAAGGCTTTGCCATGTTCGCGCTGAACCAGGGCGAGGTCTGCACCTGCCCGTCGCGTGCGCTGATCCAGGAATCGATCTACGACCGCTTCATGGAACGCGCGCTCAAGCGCGTGGCGGCGATCCGCCAGGGCCATCCGCTCGACAAGGGCACCATGATCGGCGCGCAGGCCTCGGCGGAGCAGCTCGAAAAGATCCTGTCGTACATCGACCTGGGCCGCAAGGAAGGCGCGCAGTGCCTGGCGGGCGGCGAGCGCAATGCGCTGGACGGCGACCTGGCGGGTGGCTACTACGTCAAGCCGACGGTCTTTGCCGGCCACAACAGGATGCGCATCTTCCAGGAAGAGATCTTCGGGCCGGTGGTGTCGGTCACCACCTTCAAGGACGAGGAAGAAGCACTTGCGATCGCCAACGACACGCTCTACGGCCTCGGCGCCGGCGTGTGGACGCGTGACGGCGCGCGCGCATTCCGCATGGGCCGCGGCATCCAGGCCGGGCGCGTGTGGACCAACTGCTACCACGCCTACCCCGCGCATGCCGCATTCGGGGGATACAAGCAGTCCGGCATCGGCCGCGAGAACCATCGCATGATGCTCGACCACTACCAGCAGACCAAGAACCTGCTGGTCAGCTACAGCCCCAACGCACTCGGATTTTTCTGA
- the adhP gene encoding alcohol dehydrogenase AdhP yields MPATMKAAVVREFGAPLTIDEVPVPQPGPGQIQVKIEASGVCHTDLHAADGDWPVKPTLPFIPGHEGVGYVSAVGSGVTRVKEGDRVGVPWLYSACGYCEHCLQGWETLCEKQQNTGYSVNGGYGEYVVADPNYVGLLPDKVGFVEIAPILCAGVTVYKGLKVTDTRPGQWVVISGIGGLGHVAVQYARAMGLRVAAVDIDDDKLALARKLGAEATVNARTTDPAAWLQKEIGGAHGVLVTAVSPIAFSQAIGMVRRGGTIALNGLPPGEFGTPIFDMVLKGITIRGSIVGTRSDLQESLDFAAHGDVKATVSTAKLDDINSVFGRLRDGKVEGRVVLDFNA; encoded by the coding sequence ATGCCTGCAACGATGAAAGCCGCCGTGGTGCGCGAATTCGGCGCGCCGCTCACGATCGACGAAGTTCCTGTTCCCCAACCCGGCCCCGGCCAGATCCAGGTAAAGATCGAAGCCTCGGGCGTCTGCCACACCGACCTGCACGCCGCCGACGGCGACTGGCCGGTCAAGCCCACCCTGCCCTTTATCCCCGGCCATGAAGGCGTGGGCTATGTTTCTGCCGTGGGCAGCGGCGTGACCCGCGTGAAAGAAGGCGACCGCGTCGGCGTGCCGTGGCTGTACAGCGCCTGCGGCTATTGCGAGCACTGCCTGCAAGGCTGGGAAACGCTGTGCGAGAAGCAGCAGAACACCGGCTATTCCGTCAACGGCGGCTATGGCGAATATGTCGTCGCCGATCCCAACTACGTGGGCCTGCTGCCCGACAAGGTCGGCTTTGTCGAGATCGCGCCGATCCTGTGCGCGGGCGTGACGGTCTACAAGGGGCTGAAGGTGACCGATACGCGGCCCGGCCAGTGGGTCGTGATCTCCGGCATCGGCGGCCTCGGCCACGTGGCCGTGCAGTATGCGCGTGCCATGGGCCTGCGCGTGGCCGCGGTCGATATCGATGACGACAAGCTCGCGCTGGCGCGCAAGCTCGGCGCCGAGGCCACGGTCAACGCGCGCACCACCGACCCCGCCGCGTGGCTGCAGAAGGAAATCGGCGGCGCGCATGGCGTGCTGGTCACCGCGGTGTCGCCGATCGCTTTCTCGCAGGCGATCGGCATGGTGCGCCGCGGCGGGACCATCGCGCTCAACGGGCTGCCACCGGGCGAGTTCGGCACGCCGATCTTCGACATGGTGCTCAAGGGCATCACCATCCGGGGCTCCATCGTCGGCACGCGCAGCGACCTGCAGGAATCGCTGGACTTTGCCGCGCATGGCGACGTGAAGGCCACGGTGTCCACCGCGAAGCTCGATGACATCAACAGCGTGTTCGGGCGCCTGCGCGACGGCAAGGTCGAAGGCCGGGTCGTGCTGGACTTCAACGCCTGA
- a CDS encoding DUF779 domain-containing protein — translation MPACTSAAPSVARVVATPAALTLIAQLTARHGPLMFHQSGGCCDGSAPMCYPDGELLVGPADVRLGEIGGAPFYMTRAQFEYWQHTRLVIDVVPGAGGMFSLEGPTGQRFLTRSELFGDEEAAWLAAQPGL, via the coding sequence ATGCCGGCTTGCACCTCTGCTGCCCCGTCCGTCGCCCGCGTAGTGGCAACGCCTGCCGCGCTGACGCTGATCGCGCAGCTGACTGCGCGGCATGGCCCGCTGATGTTCCACCAGTCCGGCGGCTGCTGCGACGGCAGCGCGCCGATGTGCTACCCCGACGGCGAGCTGCTGGTCGGCCCGGCCGATGTCCGGCTGGGCGAGATCGGCGGCGCGCCGTTCTACATGACGCGCGCACAGTTCGAATACTGGCAGCACACGCGGCTGGTGATCGACGTGGTGCCGGGCGCGGGCGGGATGTTTTCGCTGGAGGGGCCAACGGGCCAGAGGTTCCTGACGCGGTCGGAGTTGTTCGGCGATGAAGAGGCGGCGTGGCTGGCGGCGCAACCGGGATTGTGA
- a CDS encoding sigma-54-dependent Fis family transcriptional regulator, which produces MHRAAHPAADPALAGAQRHGADTDDSDRTALIARAHARSAGFGLDAGHAPGYEALAACALGELVDASRDLYRHALPVMETLHAQIANTDSMVLLTDSSGVILHSLGDGAFVARARRVALAPGVSWSEPSKGTNAIGTALAEARPTIVHAGEHFLQANHQLTCSCAPIAGPTGEILGALDVSGDHRGFHRHTMALVRMSAQMIENHLFANHFPEAVLVRFHARPEFVGTLFEGMAAFTPDGAFLAANRSGLFQLGLAPQALALSGFAALFGQPVRMAMQARAAATLHVLTLPSRVQVFARIEYRAAPVSVRQPLAEEPLPPALAALDTGDAAVAAVLRRVRKVSGRDIPILVQGRTGAGKEWLARAIHAASPRATGPFVAVNCAAIPETLIEAELFGYEEGAFTGARRRGSPGKLAQAHGGTLFLDEIGDMPLAQQVRLMRVLQERAVTPLGAAQAVPVDVRVVCATHRDLRAMIAEGSFREDLYYRINALAVTLPALCERSDLPVLVERILQRQREESGPESPLRVSAQAMALLRSHPWPGNIRQLANVLRTAAILAEGEVEIGCEHLPEGFEQECGGPVDLSPCATTAPASGAGRMRDWEAGIIRQALARHGGNVSHAARELGVSRNTIYRRLKEGLDDDPAAEG; this is translated from the coding sequence ATGCACCGTGCCGCCCATCCCGCAGCAGACCCAGCGCTTGCCGGCGCCCAGCGCCATGGCGCCGACACTGACGACAGCGACCGCACCGCACTGATCGCGCGCGCGCATGCGCGTTCGGCCGGCTTCGGGCTCGATGCCGGCCACGCGCCAGGCTACGAGGCCCTTGCCGCATGCGCACTGGGCGAACTGGTCGACGCCAGCCGCGACCTGTACCGCCATGCGCTGCCGGTGATGGAAACCCTGCACGCGCAGATCGCCAACACCGACAGCATGGTGCTGCTGACCGACAGCAGCGGCGTGATCCTGCACAGCCTGGGCGATGGCGCTTTCGTCGCGCGCGCCCGCCGCGTGGCGCTGGCGCCGGGCGTGTCGTGGTCGGAGCCCAGCAAAGGCACCAACGCCATCGGCACCGCGCTGGCCGAGGCGCGCCCCACCATTGTCCACGCCGGCGAGCACTTCCTGCAGGCCAACCACCAGCTCACCTGCTCGTGCGCGCCGATTGCCGGCCCCACCGGCGAGATCCTGGGCGCGCTCGACGTCAGCGGCGACCACCGCGGCTTCCATCGGCACACCATGGCGCTGGTGCGGATGTCGGCGCAGATGATCGAGAACCACCTGTTCGCCAACCATTTCCCCGAAGCCGTGCTGGTGCGCTTCCATGCGCGGCCGGAATTCGTCGGCACGCTGTTCGAGGGCATGGCGGCGTTCACGCCCGACGGCGCCTTCCTGGCCGCCAACCGCAGCGGTCTGTTCCAGCTCGGGCTGGCGCCGCAGGCGCTGGCGCTGTCCGGCTTTGCCGCGCTGTTCGGCCAGCCGGTGCGCATGGCCATGCAGGCGCGCGCGGCCGCGACGCTGCACGTGCTGACGCTGCCGAGCCGCGTGCAGGTGTTCGCGCGCATCGAATACCGCGCCGCGCCGGTCAGCGTGCGCCAGCCGCTGGCGGAGGAGCCGCTGCCGCCCGCGCTGGCCGCGCTCGACACCGGCGACGCCGCCGTGGCGGCCGTGCTGCGCCGCGTGCGCAAGGTCAGCGGCCGCGATATCCCGATCCTGGTCCAGGGCCGCACCGGCGCCGGCAAGGAGTGGCTGGCGCGCGCCATCCACGCCGCCTCGCCACGCGCCACCGGCCCGTTCGTCGCCGTCAATTGCGCGGCGATCCCGGAAACGCTGATCGAGGCCGAGCTGTTCGGCTATGAAGAAGGCGCCTTCACCGGCGCACGCCGCCGCGGCAGCCCGGGCAAGCTGGCGCAGGCGCATGGCGGCACGCTGTTCCTCGATGAAATCGGCGACATGCCGCTGGCACAGCAGGTGCGGCTGATGCGCGTGCTGCAGGAACGCGCGGTCACGCCGCTGGGCGCGGCGCAGGCGGTTCCGGTCGATGTGCGCGTGGTGTGCGCCACCCACCGCGACCTGCGCGCGATGATTGCCGAGGGCAGCTTCCGCGAAGACCTGTACTACCGCATCAATGCGCTGGCGGTGACGCTGCCCGCGCTGTGCGAGCGCAGCGACCTGCCGGTGCTGGTGGAGCGGATCCTGCAGCGGCAAAGAGAAGAGTCGGGGCCGGAATCTCCGCTACGGGTGAGCGCGCAGGCGATGGCGTTGCTGCGCAGCCATCCGTGGCCGGGCAATATTCGCCAGCTCGCCAATGTGCTGCGCACGGCGGCGATACTGGCCGAGGGCGAGGTGGAGATCGGCTGCGAGCACCTGCCTGAGGGGTTTGAGCAGGAGTGCGGCGGGCCGGTGGATCTGTCGCCTTGCGCCACGACGGCGCCTGCCTCAGGTGCGGGCCGCATGCGCGACTGGGAGGCCGGCATCATCCGGCAGGCGCTGGCACGGCACGGCGGCAATGTCAGCCATGCCGCGCGCGAGCTGGGGGTGTCGCGCAATACGATCTATCGCAGGCTGAAGGAAGGGCTGGACGACGACCCGGCAGCGGAGGGCTGA
- a CDS encoding alpha/beta hydrolase, whose translation MRFKTRHALAAALMTASGFACYWTYLTLNQDRLLFDARRRPPRDLPEGIIGYSHVIPGGVVRGYIYHTPGDSVRDLLFYLPGRGEDVLETLQYACWLPGGMAFATYDYRGLGHSDGRPSEAGAVADASQFLLHVRRVFPDTRVHVVGRSLGTGVAIQLADLQEFESLQLITPYDSLLELVRKRFPLVPLRQLMRHHFDSISHCKKVVQSTKVLLAESDEVVPHACSERLMAAWPGPVALQTVPGTDHFTIIEQQQTWLSLCEFARQHSEARLRMAAGTPGQPDPDNTAAGPAPALHAVPDLNVPPAERDDSGSPLPLAATR comes from the coding sequence ATGCGATTCAAGACCCGCCACGCGCTGGCCGCCGCGCTGATGACCGCCAGCGGCTTCGCCTGCTACTGGACCTACCTGACGCTGAACCAGGACCGCCTGCTGTTCGACGCGCGCCGGCGTCCGCCGCGCGACCTGCCGGAGGGCATCATCGGCTATTCGCACGTGATTCCCGGCGGCGTCGTGCGCGGCTACATCTATCACACGCCCGGCGACAGCGTGCGCGACCTGCTGTTCTACCTGCCCGGACGCGGCGAGGATGTGCTGGAAACGCTGCAGTACGCGTGCTGGCTGCCGGGAGGCATGGCCTTCGCCACCTATGACTACCGCGGGCTGGGCCATTCCGACGGCCGTCCGTCCGAAGCGGGGGCAGTCGCCGATGCCAGCCAGTTCCTGCTGCATGTCCGGCGTGTCTTTCCCGACACCCGCGTGCACGTGGTCGGGCGCAGCCTCGGCACCGGCGTGGCGATCCAGCTGGCCGACCTGCAGGAATTCGAGAGCCTGCAGCTGATCACGCCCTACGACTCGCTGCTGGAACTGGTGCGCAAGCGCTTCCCGCTGGTGCCGCTGCGGCAGCTGATGCGCCACCATTTCGATTCGATTTCGCATTGCAAGAAGGTCGTGCAGAGCACCAAGGTGCTGCTGGCGGAGTCGGACGAGGTCGTGCCGCATGCCTGCTCGGAGCGGCTGATGGCGGCGTGGCCCGGTCCGGTCGCACTGCAGACCGTGCCCGGCACGGACCACTTCACCATCATCGAGCAGCAGCAGACCTGGCTGTCGCTGTGCGAGTTCGCGCGCCAGCACAGCGAGGCCAGGCTGCGCATGGCGGCGGGCACGCCGGGGCAGCCGGACCCTGACAATACCGCCGCAGGCCCTGCACCGGCGCTGCATGCCGTGCCGGATCTCAACGTCCCGCCCGCCGAGCGGGACGACAGCGGCAGCCCGCTGCCGCTGGCAGCCACCCGATGA
- a CDS encoding penicillin-binding protein 1A — translation MNKIAVKAGGAILALAVAASLLAGFAAVLSLRQLPPVDALRDYRPDVPLRIYTSDNVQIGEFGSEHREFIPFGQIPPRMVQALLAAEDDQFYEHEGVDIPGLFRAALANLGQGYAQGASTITMQVARNFYLSREKTLARKWYEMLLAWRIDQSLSKDRILELYMNQVYLGEHAYGFGSAAQAYFGKPLAALSLAESAMLAGLPKAPSTMNPVVNLPRAKRRQEYVLGRMLALGMVSQDDYRAARAERLAISGETPGSFAGHAGYVAELARQLVRERFGDEAYTRGLNVYTTVSSVRQTLAYDAVTGGLQRYARRHRKAVPALAQGPQAALVSLDASTGAIEAMVGGADFGTSRFNHATQAQRQPGSTFKPFVYAAALERGMSPGTVINDAPLANSSRWQPSNDDGRFIGPVTVRQALAESRNLPAIRTLQAIGIPYAVEFASRFGFSPRRLPRYLPLALGTGTTSPLRLAAAYGVFANGGQRVEPYLIERITDSEGNVLFEAGHAGADGAAAPTRVISARNAFVMDSLLRSVVDEGTGTGVRRYLRRHDVAGKTGTTNEAMDGWFAGYAAGVVTVAWMGYDDNRSLGEQEFGATTALPVWAAYMEGRLAGIPEAESDVPAGLVRAGNDWIYAEYADGSHGIASLGFPPPAEPLVAPAADPVAAPVASNAVNPAHPATSSAPPAAGTPPSGTATGMPAPAAVAAPAMSVSRDGL, via the coding sequence ATGAACAAAATCGCAGTCAAGGCAGGCGGCGCCATACTGGCGCTGGCTGTGGCCGCCAGCCTGCTCGCCGGCTTTGCCGCGGTGCTGAGCCTGCGGCAGCTTCCGCCGGTCGACGCCCTGCGCGACTATCGCCCCGACGTCCCGCTGCGGATCTACACCAGCGACAACGTGCAGATCGGCGAATTCGGCAGCGAGCACCGCGAATTCATCCCCTTCGGGCAGATCCCCCCGCGCATGGTCCAGGCCCTGCTGGCGGCCGAGGACGACCAGTTCTACGAGCACGAGGGCGTCGACATCCCCGGGCTGTTCCGCGCCGCGCTGGCCAACCTCGGCCAGGGCTACGCCCAGGGCGCGTCCACCATCACCATGCAGGTCGCGCGCAATTTCTACCTGTCGCGCGAGAAGACGCTGGCGCGCAAGTGGTATGAAATGCTGCTGGCCTGGCGCATCGACCAGTCGCTGTCCAAGGACCGCATCCTCGAGCTGTACATGAACCAGGTCTACCTGGGCGAGCATGCCTATGGCTTCGGCAGCGCGGCGCAAGCGTATTTCGGCAAGCCGCTGGCGGCGCTGTCGCTGGCCGAGAGCGCGATGCTGGCCGGGCTGCCCAAGGCGCCGTCGACCATGAACCCGGTGGTCAACCTGCCGCGCGCCAAGCGCCGCCAGGAATACGTGCTGGGCCGCATGCTGGCGCTCGGCATGGTCAGCCAGGACGACTACCGCGCGGCCCGCGCCGAGCGCCTGGCCATCTCCGGCGAAACGCCCGGCAGCTTCGCCGGCCATGCCGGGTACGTGGCCGAACTGGCGCGCCAGCTGGTGCGCGAGCGCTTTGGCGACGAGGCCTACACGCGCGGCCTGAACGTCTACACCACGGTGTCGTCGGTGCGGCAGACGCTGGCCTACGATGCCGTGACCGGCGGACTGCAGCGCTATGCGCGCCGCCACCGCAAGGCGGTGCCGGCGCTGGCGCAGGGGCCGCAGGCCGCGCTGGTATCGCTCGACGCCAGTACCGGCGCGATCGAGGCGATGGTGGGTGGCGCGGACTTCGGGACCAGCCGCTTCAACCACGCCACGCAGGCACAGCGCCAGCCGGGCTCGACCTTCAAGCCCTTCGTCTATGCCGCAGCGCTGGAGCGCGGCATGTCGCCCGGCACGGTCATCAACGACGCGCCGCTGGCCAATTCGTCGCGCTGGCAGCCGTCCAACGACGACGGCCGCTTCATCGGCCCGGTCACCGTGCGCCAGGCGCTGGCCGAATCGCGCAACCTGCCGGCGATCCGCACGCTGCAGGCGATCGGTATTCCCTATGCGGTGGAGTTCGCCAGCCGCTTCGGCTTCTCGCCCAGGCGGCTGCCGCGCTACCTGCCGCTGGCGCTGGGCACCGGCACCACTTCGCCGCTGCGGCTGGCCGCGGCCTACGGCGTGTTCGCCAACGGCGGCCAGCGCGTGGAGCCCTACCTGATCGAGCGCATCACCGACAGCGAGGGCAACGTGCTGTTTGAAGCGGGCCACGCCGGCGCCGATGGCGCCGCAGCGCCGACGCGCGTGATCAGCGCGCGCAACGCCTTCGTGATGGACAGCCTGCTGCGCAGCGTGGTCGACGAAGGCACCGGCACGGGCGTGCGCCGCTACCTGCGCCGCCACGACGTGGCCGGCAAGACCGGCACCACCAACGAAGCCATGGACGGCTGGTTTGCCGGCTATGCTGCCGGCGTGGTCACGGTGGCGTGGATGGGCTACGACGACAACCGCAGCCTGGGCGAGCAGGAGTTCGGTGCCACCACCGCGCTGCCGGTGTGGGCGGCGTACATGGAAGGACGGCTGGCCGGCATTCCCGAGGCGGAGTCCGACGTCCCGGCCGGCCTGGTGCGCGCGGGCAACGACTGGATCTATGCGGAGTACGCGGACGGCAGCCATGGCATCGCCTCGCTCGGCTTCCCGCCGCCGGCGGAGCCGCTGGTGGCGCCGGCCGCGGATCCTGTCGCGGCCCCGGTGGCAAGCAACGCGGTCAACCCGGCCCATCCCGCCACATCCTCGGCGCCGCCAGCCGCGGGCACGCCGCCTTCCGGCACCGCCACCGGCATGCCGGCGCCTGCGGCCGTGGCCGCGCCCGCCATGTCCGTCAGCCGGGACGGCCTGTAG
- a CDS encoding arsenic transporter has product MSSHSPQLIWSVAALTTAGVLFRPFRLPEAFWAAAGALLLCATGLLALPDAFAAVMRGYDVYLFLAGMMLISELARKTGLFDHVAALAVRQARGSALRLFLLVYGFGTLVTAFMSNDATAVVLTPAVLAATRAARVRHPLPYLYACAFIANAASFVLPISNPANLVIFGERMPPLAGWLASFALPSLAAVLATLAALWWTQRHALAEPIGSDVPVPPLSLQAWLTALGIVLTGITLLVASLRGSELGWPTCAAGVATLLLVCATRRDLLLPALREVSWSVLPMVAGLFVLVAALEQTSVIGYLADAVAAASRDGGALALLAVGGLVTLAGNIANNLPAGLIAASALSAGDASHAVTGAVLIGIDLGPNLSVTGSLATLLWLTALRREGHMVSAGQFLRLGAIVMPAAMVPALALLLW; this is encoded by the coding sequence ATATCCAGCCACAGCCCGCAGCTGATCTGGTCGGTCGCCGCGCTGACCACCGCCGGCGTCCTGTTCCGCCCGTTCCGCCTGCCCGAGGCATTCTGGGCCGCCGCCGGCGCGCTGCTGCTGTGCGCCACCGGGCTGCTGGCGCTGCCCGATGCTTTCGCGGCGGTCATGCGCGGCTACGACGTCTACCTGTTCCTGGCCGGCATGATGCTGATCTCCGAACTGGCCCGCAAGACCGGCCTGTTCGACCACGTCGCCGCGCTGGCGGTGCGCCAGGCGCGCGGCTCGGCGCTGCGGCTGTTCCTGCTGGTGTACGGCTTCGGCACGCTGGTCACGGCGTTCATGTCGAACGATGCCACCGCGGTGGTGCTGACGCCGGCGGTGCTGGCCGCCACGCGTGCGGCGCGCGTGCGCCATCCGCTGCCCTACCTGTACGCGTGCGCGTTCATCGCCAACGCGGCCAGCTTCGTGCTGCCGATCTCCAATCCGGCCAACCTGGTGATCTTCGGCGAGCGCATGCCGCCGCTGGCGGGATGGCTGGCCAGCTTCGCGCTGCCGTCGCTGGCCGCGGTACTGGCGACGCTGGCCGCGCTTTGGTGGACCCAGCGCCATGCGCTGGCCGAGCCGATCGGCAGCGACGTCCCGGTGCCGCCGCTGTCGCTGCAGGCCTGGCTGACCGCGCTGGGCATCGTGCTGACCGGCATCACGCTGCTGGTGGCGTCGCTGCGCGGCAGCGAACTGGGCTGGCCCACCTGCGCCGCGGGCGTGGCCACGCTGCTGCTGGTCTGCGCCACCCGGCGCGACCTGCTGCTGCCGGCGCTGCGCGAAGTCTCGTGGAGCGTGCTGCCGATGGTGGCCGGCCTGTTCGTGCTGGTGGCCGCGCTGGAACAGACGTCGGTGATCGGCTACCTGGCCGATGCGGTCGCGGCCGCCTCGCGCGATGGCGGTGCGCTGGCGCTGCTGGCGGTGGGCGGGCTGGTGACGCTGGCGGGCAATATCGCCAACAACCTGCCGGCCGGGCTGATCGCGGCGTCGGCGCTGTCCGCGGGCGATGCGTCGCACGCGGTCACCGGCGCGGTGCTGATCGGCATCGACCTGGGCCCGAACCTGTCGGTGACCGGCTCGCTGGCCACGCTGCTATGGCTCACCGCGCTGCGCCGCGAGGGACATATGGTCAGCGCCGGCCAGTTCCTGCGCCTGGGCGCGATCGTCATGCCGGCCGCGATGGTGCCGGCGCTGGCGCTGCTGCTCTGGTAG
- the folE gene encoding GTP cyclohydrolase I — protein MNSKDAAHRPHDPHPADAAAGDPASSVSERIRARLQAAQERFHANDNIARYIEPGELEELQAEVQSRIEGVLRALVIDVDNDHNTQETARRVAKMYLKEIFAGRYAKSPAVTEFPNVGQLNELMIVGPLRVRSACSHHLCPIIGKLWVGVMPNQHSNLIGLSKYARLAEWIMCRPQIQEEAVAQVADLLQEKMNPDGLAIVMEAEHFCMHWRGVRDTDAKMTNSVMRGSFLKDDSLRREFLTLLNNNRG, from the coding sequence ATGAACAGCAAGGACGCGGCGCACCGCCCGCATGACCCCCACCCGGCCGACGCGGCGGCCGGCGACCCGGCCTCTTCCGTCTCGGAGCGGATCCGCGCGCGCCTGCAGGCGGCGCAGGAACGCTTTCACGCCAACGACAATATCGCCCGCTATATCGAGCCGGGCGAGCTGGAGGAGCTGCAGGCCGAGGTCCAGTCCCGCATCGAAGGCGTGCTGCGCGCGCTGGTGATCGACGTCGACAACGACCACAACACGCAGGAAACCGCGCGGCGCGTGGCCAAGATGTACCTGAAGGAAATCTTCGCCGGCCGCTACGCGAAGTCCCCGGCGGTGACCGAGTTCCCCAACGTCGGCCAGCTCAACGAGCTGATGATCGTGGGCCCGCTGCGCGTGCGCAGTGCCTGCTCGCACCACCTGTGCCCGATCATCGGCAAGCTGTGGGTGGGAGTGATGCCCAACCAGCATTCCAACCTGATCGGCCTGTCCAAGTACGCACGGCTGGCGGAATGGATCATGTGCCGGCCGCAGATCCAGGAAGAAGCCGTGGCACAGGTCGCCGACCTGCTGCAGGAAAAAATGAACCCCGACGGCCTCGCCATCGTGATGGAAGCCGAGCATTTCTGCATGCACTGGCGTGGCGTGCGCGACACCGACGCCAAGATGACCAACAGCGTGATGCGCGGCTCCTTCCTGAAGGACGACAGCCTGCGGCGTGAATTCCTCACGCTGCTGAACAATAACCGCGGCTAG
- a CDS encoding BLUF domain-containing protein: MLVRLIYASRARQAIDTALLDAILATSLERNPRHGITGVLCHGNGVFLQALEGDRQEVSQLFQSIARDPRHQDVTLLHFEETCTRDFAGWAMGQVNAARINTATLLKFSARAELDPFRTCGAASLALLKELIAGASVVSRLGERGRH; this comes from the coding sequence ATGCTAGTCCGCCTGATCTATGCCAGCCGTGCCCGCCAGGCCATCGACACGGCCCTGCTCGACGCGATCCTGGCCACCAGCCTGGAGCGCAACCCGCGCCACGGCATCACCGGCGTGCTGTGCCACGGCAACGGCGTCTTCCTGCAGGCGCTCGAAGGCGACCGGCAGGAAGTCTCGCAACTGTTCCAGTCGATCGCGCGCGACCCGCGCCACCAGGACGTGACGCTGCTGCATTTCGAGGAAACCTGCACGCGCGACTTCGCCGGCTGGGCCATGGGGCAGGTCAACGCGGCGCGCATCAACACCGCGACGCTGCTGAAGTTCTCGGCACGCGCCGAACTCGATCCGTTCCGAACCTGCGGCGCGGCCTCGCTGGCACTGCTCAAGGAACTGATTGCCGGCGCCTCGGTGGTGTCGCGCCTGGGCGAGCGCGGCCGGCACTGA
- a CDS encoding FmdB family zinc ribbon protein — protein MPVYQYRCEKCGHVFEKTEHLAEHASAHPNCPNCGSQSVQHAPAPFVAVTQRKS, from the coding sequence ATGCCCGTTTATCAATACCGCTGCGAGAAGTGCGGCCATGTGTTCGAGAAAACCGAGCATCTCGCAGAACATGCCTCTGCCCATCCGAATTGCCCGAACTGCGGCAGCCAGTCCGTCCAGCACGCACCGGCCCCGTTCGTGGCAGTGACCCAGCGCAAGAGCTGA